In a single window of the Pseudomonas sp. B21-015 genome:
- the zapE gene encoding cell division protein ZapE, translating into MAVRPPNRPRLTPHWPALRRLFGKALAAPASASAQGRVIHDYFHHKAHAQGYTLSHSQQRVIDCMAQHASALQGTSASTLPGLYLHGAVGRGKSWLLDGFFQAIPIAEKQRLHFHEFFAQLHQGMFSHRDQPDALAVTLDELLRDCRVLCFDEFHVHDIGDAMLITRLFKALFRRGVLLLVTSNYPPEGLLPNPLYHARFKPVIDLIHARMQVMEVDGPHDYRSQARAHAQQLFTQGQYVWPATMAQRQALHLPEHDAPAIQLPVGTRHLQARYCEGRTIGFTFGDVCEHPTAVMDYLELCRRFDRWIIDKLPSLADCSIAAQQRFINLIDVLYDQDKHLILLGHQSLRESLGGDAIDLARTRSRLGQLVEVRDPA; encoded by the coding sequence GTGGCCGTTCGACCGCCCAACCGTCCGCGACTCACACCACACTGGCCCGCGCTGCGCCGTTTGTTCGGCAAGGCACTCGCGGCGCCGGCCAGTGCCAGCGCGCAGGGCCGGGTGATCCACGACTACTTCCACCACAAGGCCCATGCCCAGGGCTACACCCTCAGCCACAGCCAGCAGCGAGTGATCGACTGCATGGCGCAGCACGCTTCGGCGCTGCAGGGCACATCGGCATCAACACTCCCCGGTCTTTACCTCCATGGTGCAGTCGGGCGCGGCAAGAGCTGGTTGCTCGACGGTTTTTTCCAGGCCATCCCCATCGCGGAAAAACAGCGCCTGCACTTCCATGAGTTTTTTGCACAATTGCACCAGGGCATGTTCAGCCATCGCGATCAGCCCGATGCGCTGGCAGTCACCCTTGATGAACTGCTGCGAGACTGCCGGGTGCTGTGTTTCGATGAATTCCACGTGCATGACATCGGCGATGCGATGCTCATCACGCGGCTGTTCAAAGCGCTGTTTCGCCGTGGGGTTCTGCTGCTGGTGACCTCCAACTACCCGCCGGAAGGTTTGTTGCCCAACCCGCTCTATCATGCACGTTTCAAACCGGTGATCGACCTGATTCACGCTCGCATGCAGGTGATGGAAGTCGACGGCCCCCATGATTACCGCAGTCAGGCGCGAGCCCACGCACAGCAGCTATTCACCCAGGGTCAATACGTCTGGCCAGCCACAATGGCGCAGCGCCAGGCGTTGCACCTGCCCGAACACGATGCGCCGGCCATTCAGCTGCCCGTCGGGACACGACACCTTCAAGCCCGATACTGCGAAGGACGAACCATCGGCTTTACCTTCGGTGACGTGTGCGAACACCCCACCGCTGTCATGGACTACCTGGAACTGTGCCGGCGTTTCGACCGCTGGATCATCGACAAACTGCCCAGCCTCGCCGACTGCTCAATCGCCGCCCAGCAGCGCTTCATCAACCTGATCGACGTCTTGTACGACCAGGACAAGCACCTGATTCTGCTCGGCCACCAGTCATTGCGCGAAAGCCTGGGCGGCGATGCCATCGACCTGGCGCGTACGCGTAGCCGGTTGGGGCAGTTGGTGGAGGTCAGGGACCCCGCCTGA
- a CDS encoding anti-sigma factor — protein MISMPPSERDLHAYVDHQLSDADRHQVDTYLASHAEVAAQVRAWQHDAQQLRAALSGALQQPTNPELDPALIRQRLKRQSRRHLASAAILLMAVSVGGLGGWQAREMTLASAPLPMTDAMQAYRLIAQQGILPADYQVSDDGDMQGWLDRYFSQAQRLPNLATAGYKPVSGRLLSTEQGPAAMVVYEDRSGHKISFYVRPPGPKNTLLPRGSRSDGELQAEYWSGGGYNYAMVSPSDTPTAQMLKF, from the coding sequence ATGATCAGCATGCCGCCCAGCGAGCGTGACTTGCACGCCTACGTCGATCACCAACTCAGCGATGCCGACCGACATCAGGTGGACACTTATCTGGCCAGCCACGCCGAAGTGGCCGCGCAAGTACGCGCCTGGCAGCACGATGCCCAACAATTGCGCGCGGCCCTGAGCGGCGCCTTGCAGCAACCGACCAACCCGGAACTCGACCCGGCGCTGATTCGCCAGCGCCTCAAACGCCAATCCCGGCGTCATCTGGCCAGTGCCGCGATATTGTTGATGGCGGTCAGCGTCGGCGGGCTGGGCGGTTGGCAGGCACGGGAAATGACCTTGGCCAGCGCCCCACTGCCGATGACCGATGCGATGCAGGCCTACCGACTGATTGCCCAGCAAGGCATCCTGCCGGCGGATTACCAAGTCAGCGACGACGGCGATATGCAGGGCTGGCTCGACCGTTATTTCAGCCAGGCCCAGCGTTTGCCAAACCTGGCGACGGCTGGCTACAAACCGGTCAGCGGTCGTTTGCTCAGCACCGAGCAAGGGCCGGCGGCAATGGTGGTGTATGAGGACAGGAGCGGGCACAAGATCAGCTTCTACGTCCGGCCACCCGGGCCGAAAAACACCCTGCTGCCCCGCGGTAGCCGCAGCGATGGTGAACTGCAGGCCGAGTACTGGTCGGGGGGCGGGTACAACTACGCGATGGTCAGCCCGAGTGACACCCCGACGGCGCAGATGCTGAAGTTCTGA
- a CDS encoding amino acid adenylation domain-containing protein, translating to MQECEVTLESAPICSLLPTNAQDVWQRFGRGPTVEPEYLLIHHAVEAQAAVRPQGIAAHCEGETITYGELNRQANRLATMLRRQGVIPGDHVALFVERSIPMLVGILAALKVGAAYIPQHVGITPAAQLRHIMDVASTRVVLTLSSLESRIPLTSQQYSICLDEFMKVASTPADDLNVACSLSSAPDRQCFVLFTSGTTGLPNGVRVTQRNVCNILLTAPGNLGMQPGLKVGQILNIAFDMAAWEILGCLAHGATLMIRGKDIGQTAEQCDVLIATPSILGTLDPLRCQQVKVVALAGEPCPQPLADRWSSFCTFYNACGPTETTIVNTMQHYKGAGALTIGKPTPNNTVYVLDEAGQPCKVGEQGEMWAGGDCVTAGYLGNPALTTERYRPDPFLGQGRMMFRTRDLGRWTANGELEHLGRVDDQVKVRGFRVELDAVSATLESSGRCERAVTLKLDSRHLVAFVYPVTTDIDAARRRCEERLAYYCVPSLIIAVDQIPLTSRGKVDKRLLLEWAVAHQADLAAATRQGVSA from the coding sequence ATGCAAGAGTGCGAAGTTACCCTTGAATCAGCACCGATTTGCTCGCTGCTTCCGACCAATGCCCAGGACGTGTGGCAGCGATTCGGTCGTGGGCCGACGGTCGAGCCTGAGTATCTTCTGATCCATCACGCCGTCGAGGCGCAAGCCGCCGTCAGACCTCAGGGCATTGCCGCCCATTGTGAGGGCGAAACCATCACCTATGGTGAACTGAACCGGCAGGCCAACCGACTGGCCACGATGTTACGTCGGCAGGGCGTGATCCCGGGCGATCATGTGGCCTTGTTTGTGGAACGTTCGATCCCGATGCTGGTGGGAATACTGGCCGCATTGAAAGTGGGCGCGGCCTACATTCCTCAGCACGTAGGGATTACTCCCGCCGCGCAATTGCGCCACATCATGGACGTGGCTTCGACGCGGGTGGTGCTGACGCTGTCGAGCCTTGAGTCGCGAATTCCCCTGACGTCGCAGCAATACAGCATTTGCCTCGATGAGTTCATGAAGGTTGCGTCAACACCCGCTGATGACTTGAATGTGGCCTGTTCGCTGTCGTCGGCTCCGGACCGACAGTGTTTCGTTCTGTTTACCTCCGGCACCACCGGCCTGCCCAATGGGGTTCGGGTGACCCAGCGCAATGTGTGCAATATTTTGCTGACAGCCCCAGGCAATCTCGGCATGCAGCCTGGGCTCAAGGTCGGACAGATACTTAACATTGCCTTTGACATGGCGGCCTGGGAAATACTCGGTTGTCTGGCTCATGGCGCGACCTTGATGATCCGTGGCAAGGACATCGGCCAGACTGCCGAACAATGCGATGTACTGATCGCCACCCCCTCGATTCTCGGCACACTCGATCCATTGCGTTGTCAGCAAGTCAAGGTCGTGGCCCTTGCAGGGGAACCGTGCCCGCAACCCCTGGCCGATCGCTGGTCTTCGTTCTGCACTTTTTACAATGCCTGCGGCCCGACCGAAACCACCATCGTCAACACCATGCAGCATTACAAGGGCGCAGGTGCGTTGACGATTGGCAAACCCACGCCCAACAACACGGTGTACGTGCTGGATGAGGCGGGCCAGCCCTGTAAGGTGGGTGAGCAAGGCGAGATGTGGGCCGGTGGCGACTGTGTGACGGCTGGCTATTTGGGTAACCCGGCGCTGACCACCGAACGCTATCGCCCCGACCCGTTTCTGGGGCAGGGCCGGATGATGTTCCGCACACGTGATCTGGGGCGCTGGACAGCGAACGGCGAACTTGAACACCTGGGCCGCGTCGATGATCAGGTCAAGGTCAGAGGGTTTCGGGTGGAGCTCGACGCTGTTTCTGCGACTCTGGAGTCATCCGGTCGCTGCGAGCGGGCGGTCACGCTAAAACTCGACAGTCGCCATCTGGTGGCCTTCGTCTATCCCGTCACCACGGACATCGATGCGGCAAGACGTCGCTGTGAAGAGCGGCTTGCCTACTATTGCGTCCCTTCGCTGATCATCGCCGTGGATCAAATTCCGCTGACATCACGGGGTAAGGTCGACAAACGTTTGTTGCTGGAGTGGGCGGTGGCGCATCAGGCCGACCTTGCCGCGGCCACCAGGCAAGGGGTGAGCGCATGA
- a CDS encoding enoyl-CoA hydratase-related protein, whose protein sequence is MHTLIERHDRVVLIRLDRPQARNALSSALMRELLDTLQQLDRDPGVGCFVITGTADFFAAGADIKEMYEKSYLDMVHEDYFAEWEAFAALRTPKLAAVAGYAYGGGCELAMMCDLIFAADTARFGQPEIRLGVMPGMGGTQRLTRLIGKSKAMDMILTGRSMSAEEAERAGLVSRVISASDLLEQSLAAAQIIAGFAKTATLAAREAVDRALESGLRDGLLFERRVFHGLFATGGQKEGMQAFLEKREPCFNPV, encoded by the coding sequence ATGCACACACTGATCGAACGTCATGATCGAGTCGTATTGATTCGTCTCGATCGCCCCCAAGCCAGGAATGCTTTGAGCTCGGCCCTGATGCGCGAACTGCTGGACACATTGCAACAGCTGGACCGCGACCCCGGGGTCGGCTGTTTCGTGATCACCGGGACGGCGGATTTTTTTGCGGCTGGCGCCGATATCAAGGAAATGTACGAAAAGTCTTATCTGGACATGGTCCACGAAGACTATTTTGCTGAGTGGGAGGCCTTTGCTGCGTTACGTACGCCCAAACTGGCCGCTGTTGCCGGTTATGCGTACGGTGGCGGTTGTGAGTTGGCGATGATGTGCGATCTGATCTTTGCTGCGGATACCGCCCGCTTTGGCCAACCGGAGATCAGGTTGGGGGTGATGCCTGGTATGGGAGGGACCCAGCGTCTGACACGGCTGATAGGCAAGTCGAAGGCCATGGATATGATTCTGACCGGACGCTCGATGTCGGCTGAGGAGGCTGAGCGAGCAGGGTTGGTATCGCGTGTGATTTCTGCCAGCGATCTGCTGGAACAATCCTTGGCCGCGGCGCAGATAATTGCCGGTTTCGCCAAGACAGCCACACTGGCTGCGCGAGAAGCAGTGGACCGTGCACTGGAGTCAGGATTGCGCGATGGCCTTCTTTTCGAGCGAAGAGTGTTTCATGGTTTGTTTGCCACGGGGGGGCAAAAGGAAGGTATGCAGGCTTTTTTGGAGAAGCGTGAGCCGTGTTTCAACCCGGTTTGA
- a CDS encoding catalase family peroxidase produces the protein MVDRSSTTGPSRPPLSTASLTLRLTGIAVVVAALVGAFAYVNGTLDPQRLTPKALINVLEKNNGVHPGFRRNHAKGVCVIGHFESSGQAREYSSAQVFSEARTPVVGRFALPAGNPYAPDNSVPIRSLALRFTQANGQQWRTGMNSMPVFPVGTPEAFYQLQQAQAPDPATGKPNPAAVPAFFGSHPEAAPFLAWIKTAKPSASYATQTYNSVNAFYLVNAAGQRQAVRWSMTPVAQDAAGATAAEGADFLEKDLVQRLSAGPLRWQLNITLANPGDPVNDASKAWPEGRKVLNAGTLVLESTQPQLNGECRDINYDPLVLPSGIEGSDDPLLAARSAGYARSYLRRTSEVKQLPNAKQESQQ, from the coding sequence ATGGTTGATCGCTCATCTACAACAGGGCCGTCTCGGCCGCCCCTGAGCACCGCGAGCCTGACGTTGCGCCTGACCGGTATTGCCGTGGTGGTCGCTGCGCTGGTCGGGGCTTTTGCCTACGTCAACGGCACACTCGACCCACAGCGTCTGACGCCGAAAGCGTTGATCAATGTGTTGGAGAAAAACAACGGTGTGCACCCGGGGTTCCGTCGTAACCACGCCAAAGGGGTGTGCGTGATCGGGCATTTCGAGAGCAGCGGCCAGGCGCGCGAGTACTCCAGCGCCCAAGTGTTCAGTGAAGCGCGGACCCCGGTGGTCGGGCGTTTCGCACTGCCTGCCGGCAACCCTTACGCACCAGACAACAGTGTGCCGATCCGCAGCCTGGCGTTGCGTTTCACCCAGGCCAACGGTCAGCAGTGGCGCACCGGGATGAACAGCATGCCGGTGTTCCCGGTGGGCACGCCCGAGGCGTTCTATCAGTTGCAACAAGCGCAGGCGCCGGACCCTGCGACCGGCAAACCGAACCCTGCGGCTGTTCCGGCGTTCTTCGGTTCTCACCCGGAAGCCGCGCCGTTCCTTGCCTGGATCAAAACCGCCAAACCTTCTGCCAGTTATGCGACGCAGACTTATAACAGCGTCAACGCGTTTTACCTGGTGAACGCAGCCGGTCAGCGGCAAGCGGTGCGCTGGAGCATGACACCAGTGGCTCAGGACGCGGCGGGTGCGACGGCAGCGGAGGGCGCTGACTTCCTCGAAAAAGATTTGGTTCAGCGCTTGTCCGCCGGACCATTGCGTTGGCAGTTGAACATTACCCTGGCGAACCCCGGGGACCCGGTCAACGACGCGAGCAAGGCCTGGCCCGAGGGTAGAAAAGTGCTGAACGCCGGCACGCTGGTGCTCGAAAGCACCCAGCCGCAACTCAATGGCGAGTGCCGTGACATCAACTACGACCCGCTGGTGTTGCCCAGCGGTATCGAAGGCTCCGACGACCCGCTGCTTGCCGCTCGCTCAGCGGGTTACGCCCGTTCCTACCTGCGCCGCACCAGCGAAGTGAAGCAGTTGCCCAACGCCAAACAGGAGTCTCAACAATGA
- a CDS encoding cytochrome b: protein MSAQPNHFAPLARLLHWLMALMIIAMLFIGAGMVASVSERHEWLIHLHKPLGIAILLLVVVRLAVRFSTRQPSLPADLPGWQVLAAKASHVLLYALMLILPLLGWAMISAAGDPVMLSRSLQLPSILPANAQVFAFLRKAHGYLAYLLFLTVLLHLAAALFHGWVRRDDVLDSMLRGRERDL, encoded by the coding sequence ATGAGTGCTCAACCGAACCATTTCGCACCTTTGGCGCGGCTGCTGCACTGGCTGATGGCGCTGATGATCATTGCGATGCTGTTTATCGGCGCGGGCATGGTGGCCTCGGTGTCCGAGCGTCATGAATGGCTGATCCATCTGCACAAGCCTTTGGGCATTGCGATTCTGCTGTTGGTGGTCGTGCGCCTGGCCGTGCGTTTTTCGACCCGGCAACCATCGCTGCCGGCGGACTTGCCGGGTTGGCAGGTGCTGGCGGCGAAGGCCTCGCATGTTTTGCTGTACGCTTTGATGCTGATTTTGCCGCTGCTGGGCTGGGCGATGATTTCGGCGGCTGGCGATCCGGTAATGCTCAGTCGTTCGTTGCAGTTGCCGTCGATCCTGCCGGCCAATGCGCAAGTGTTTGCGTTTCTGCGCAAGGCGCATGGGTATTTGGCGTATCTGCTGTTTCTGACCGTGCTGCTGCACCTGGCGGCGGCGTTGTTTCACGGTTGGGTGCGCCGCGATGACGTGCTGGACAGCATGTTGCGAGGCAGGGAGCGCGATTTGTAG